The sequence below is a genomic window from Silene latifolia isolate original U9 population chromosome 7, ASM4854445v1, whole genome shotgun sequence.
TTTATCAAAAATAATTCAATACTACTCCATATAACTAAATTAAAGAAACTATATTCCATTTGTCTCGTCATTTACTTATCTTTGCTTAAAATATCCTTTAATTAATACTCCCACcgttccggtcaattgttgtcatttcgttttggcacaaagaccaaggaaagaggagaaagCCAATAACTAAataacaagtggaacaaattgaatgagaatgatcaaattactcatcaagttcattcttaaaatagaaaggacaacaaatgactgagacgcccAAAAtggaaaggacaacaaatgaccgggatagagggagtataatataattaagaaaaaaaaagggttatttcataggaataatccatcctatagCTGCCCTGCAAATAACACTCCATCCTTTCAATTATTTCAATTAAATCCATCCTATGCAACCTACCTTCCCATAATAGTCTAAGGTAACCGGCTACCTACCGATAAGGTCAGATTGTAAACCATAAAAATTCGTACCTGCGATAATCATTAAAGAGGAACAAATAATATGGAAACAAGAATTTATTTTATTATGGAAAGATTTAGGGTTACAATTTCCGTAACTCTCTTGATTCCATCTCtaaggaaattagggttttgatagtGACTACGGGGTCTTATCGACTTAATTCCGTAGGGAGATGATGGGGTCGTTTTGTGACTTATTCCATctacctacaatttggtagtaggaAGACGAGGTCTTTTGACTTAATCCATCTGCTCTCCCCTTAAACCCTAAACACAAGAGCTGTATTTATAGTCTAGTAGCTTGGAGGGCAAGACGGcatattctagaatattctaagatattatcacattattttctgataattatctctaaaatACAAAAGATATTATAAAATAAATAGataccaaaatataaaatttcggtgtctacacagatttttaaaaaaaaaaatctaaactaatactccctccattcaacaattATCACCTCATTTCTCTAATTTATGTGAGGGGTATTATATTAAAGTGGGGTGAtaaaagttgaatggagggagtaaaacATTATTAAAttctaaaagaaaaaaaaaattaattaacaaaaacttCATCACTTTCTTTTACCAGTACCACTCCTCCGTCCTTTTCCATTACTAAACACCAAGAAGCACCCTCTCAACCTCACCCCACAACCGCACTGCACTCCACCTAAAACCGCACCACTTTAACGCCTCACCATCGAAGCATACTAGCCCGCTCACCATTGCCTTCCCCATCACCAGATCCCATCACTTTTGTACTACCACACACCAACCTTCACTTGTAAATTAAGATCAACGGATTTGAGGGCAGAGTACTCGGAGGAGCGATGGTGGGGAAGACAATTTGTGGGTAAGCATGGTTGATGTATAGCAGGCTGTTTAGGTTGCATATGGTGGCGCGTTGGTGATGTTGGAAGTAATGCCTTGAAGAGAAAAGGCAAGGAAATTGGTatgttgtcccacatcggtgggaAACAACCTCTTTCTTCTAtttttatatactccctcctttGTATGGTTAAGAGAATGGACCAAggtgggttttgttgtgtttgttgggcctgtgggtttgggtccaacacacacacgcgcgcgcgcgccggcccggcccggctcgagctcgggctcgggtttgggtttgggtagagcacctgcggtgcgggccaaaggccccctTTTGTCCTTTCCTTTTTGGTTCTGATTCAGTTGGCTTGTGCGGTTTTACTCAGTCTTTGTGACTGTTAGTGGGTGCGATTTTCTCTCCCCACTTTCAGTCCCTTGACTGCTCCGTTTTAGGGAGTTGTTTAGGCTCCTTAACTGCTCttatttttgctataaataagagCTGAATCGTCTCTGGAAAAACACACAAACAATCAGAAACATTAcctctctctcttcctctcttacaATTTCTGGGTAAAGTATTAATGTCGTTCCAGGTCTTACATTCTTGAGTGGGCGAGTTTGTAAGACGGTagtagtgtaatccttggggactaccggtcagtgctgatcgccaccacggtcgtaccggagaaatagttttcaaaGCAGTGGTCCGTCCACGACACTACCTTCTGTTCGGTATTTCTGATCTTTATTGTTACTGTTTCGCTTTTTACaacaacaatttgaaaactatttatTTGTTGTTGTCTGCTGCTGTAACATGTCGTCTGTGTTAGCAAAAACTCTTCCTGATTTGACTAAATTGGAAAAACTAGACGGTCATAATTATAAGCGTTGGTCACAAAAACTGCTGATGTTTTTCGAACAACTAGAAATTGATTATGTGCTGTTTAGTGATCCGCCTGCTCCTGTTAAAGAGGCGGCTGCTTCTGAGACTGTAGAGAACACCCCACCTGCTAAATCTGATGTTAAGTCAAACGAAGAAGATATTAAGAAATTTGATAAGGACAATAAACTTGTTAGATGCCAGCTTCTAAACAACATGACCGACACCCTTTTTGACCTATTTATGGTTCATAAGTCTTCCAAACTGATATGGGAGTCCTTAGAGGCCAagtatggggctgatgatgcggggaaaaagaaatatgttgtgggtaagtggctgGAATTTCAGATGGCGACGGAAACCCATCATGGAACAAGTTCATGTCTACGAAAACCTATGTGCTGATGTAGTGAATGAGGGTATGAAATTAGATGACACTTTTGTGGCCAATGTTTTGCTAGAGAAATTTCCTCCCTCCTGGTCTGACTATAGGAACCACCTTAAGCATAAGAAAAAAGACCTGTCTCTCCAAGAACTAGTAGGACACatgaggaccgaagaggcaaatcgcctTAAAGACCAACCTCGCTAGTCTTTCGTGAATGCTTCATTTCTTTGCTTTGTTAAAGCTAATCTGGTTGAGTCTGGTGGTCCGTCCAATGCTgagaagttcaagggtaagggtaaggccaaggttggtcagggtaagaaccagggtccagctaagaagaatggtccagggaagcataccaaacctGTTGCTAAGATTCAGAAACCAAAGGGTCCCATTGTTTGCTATGTCGTGGGAAAAcggtcacaaagcctaccaaagGTAATCGAAAAGAAAATCTATGAAGCTAATGTTCTTGTGACGATGATGTCATTGCTTCtttgtggttgtggaagctaatctggTGGGTAATCTTTCTTGAATGGGTCTTGATACTTGGCGCTTCCAGGACATCTCTCGTGCCGATAAGGGATTATTTCTTTGAGTTCGAGGAGGTAGGcgatggggaatgcgtctacatgggtaattcttcatctgCAGGTGATCAcgaggcaaaggcaagatctttctcaaactcacctctgggaaaacacttgctctcaccaatgttttatttgtaccctcattgcgtcgaaacctcgtgtctcggtgccttattgaacaaagtcggtttgaaacttgtttttgaggtgacaaggttgtaatgtcgcgtaatgggaatttgtgggcaagggttatctctccgggggtctttttgtattgaacaccGATTCAGTTtctaataatattgcatctacttCGCTTATATTctttgagtctattgatgtttggcatggtagattaggtcatgtgaatgttgactatattaaaaaacttagatctatgagtttaattccaagtttgacgagtcaagaattctctaaatgtgctagctcatgtttgaggctaaattcacaaagaaacctagtaaacctgtcacaactaggaatacgagtcttcttgagttaattcacaccgacctagctgacttcaaaaatgtggcaagtagaggtggaaagaattattatgtcacctttatagacgactgttcaaggtacacccgtgtctatctgcttaagactaaagatgaagcagaacaatcgtttataaactttaaaaatgaagtcgaaaatcaactcgacagaaaaattaaaagggtaaggtccgacagaggtggtgagtataaatctaGTTATTTGGCTGACTTTTGTGCTGctaacggtttaatacatgagactagtccaccttacttacctcaGTCTAACGGTGTAGCTGAACgaaaaaatagaaccttaaaagagatgatgaatgctatgcttttaagttctggcctatctgacgatatgtggggggaagcaatactatcggcttgtcacattcttaaccgtgtacctcataagaaacgtgacaagacaccctacgaaatttggaagggctatcctcctaacctaagTTACCTTAAggtatgggggtgtttggctaaagtgggtttaccagattttaggagacctaccgttggaccaaagacctatgattgtgtttttataggttatgctcaaaatagttctgcttataaattcatgtctttaagtgatcgttctatatctgaagctagagatgctgtgttttttgagcatgtttttccattacaGAAAATTGTTGATTCACCTCCTAGTTTACCTGTTACATCTATTGAtatctcttcacatgctagtagtagcacttctattgatcatgttgttgaacctagaaggactaagagacctagatgtccaaagaactttggagctgattttgtttcaactttgCTGCCTGAACATGGATACACTGTTTTTGCTAGTGACGAAtttgtttcagcttttttaatagaagatgacccaaaaacgtatagtgaggcaatgaaatccattgatgctaatttttggaaagatgctattaaaagtgaacttgactctattgtgtcaaaccagacttgggagttgactgacttacctaaaggtagtaaacccattacaagtaaatggatttttaaaaagaaaatgagacctgacggtacaatagagaggttcaaagctagacttgtagttagaggctttacacaaaagaagggtattgattattttgatacttactctcctgtgaccaaaatttcgactattaggactcttgtcgccttagctgctattcataaccttattatacatcagatggatgttaaaactgcttttttgaatggtgaactaagggaagagatctatatgtctcaacctgaaggttttgtgattgagggtcaagagagtaaagtgtgtaaactgaacaagtcactctatggactgaaacaagcacctaaacagtggtatgagaaatttaacaacactttgataagtaatggctatgtggttaacaattgattcatgtgtttattcaaaggTAAATGAGAATCCgattgtgtgcttatatgcctttatgttgatgacatgttaatacttggtaataatttagaggtgataattagaaccaaagaatttttgtcatcacaatttgagatgaaggatttaggagaagctgatgttatcctaggagttaaggtcatccgaaaccccaatggaatctgtctaagtcaatctcattatgttaaaaaagtgttgagaaagtttaactgctttgatgatgtgcctgctagaacaccctatgatcctagtgtagcattgtgtaaaaacttgggcaagagtgtttcccaagaagagtatgctaaaatactaggtagtgtgatgtttttaatgaactCGTACTCGACCGGATATTGCTTATGCGAGTTAGTAGatcgagtcgttatacacataaccctagcaatgaacactggaatgctcttcgtcgtttactaaaatacctaaaaggaacagttgacttatgtttgcattatagtaaatttctctttgtgttagagggatattgtgatgcgaaCGGGTTGcggtaacgatgagatctgttctactagtggttatgtctttaccatgggtggaggtgctatatcgtggaagtcttctaaacagacttgtattgcacgctctaccatggaatcgagttcatagctcttgagttggcgggACGGGAAGTGAATGGTTGAAAAACCTTTTAGGCGATATACCGATGTGGGGGCGGACGGCTAACACCGGTCTCCCCGCACCGTGACTCGCAGTCgctattggtgttgcaaagaatagtgtctacaattcgaaaaagagacatattcgaataaggcacgctgcagttagacaactccaagacaatggagtgattgctttggactatgtgaagtccgaaaacaatcttgttgatccctttactaaagggctggctaggagactagtcgttgatacgtcgaggggaatggggcttaagtccttaggtcaagagtgagacttgactagGACTAAAActtctattcctatggcgttgtatgattcatagccttaatggtggtgcttttgagacgcacttgatggatcatacaccaggttggacttaggtccttaatgactcatgtgagaagtgctattgagaagcacttgagtcacctacgtaggtgtaacgatcattagactatgagaagtcttctgaacacatctattagtaccgaggtaaacgcatagctcttaaaagagcgcgttgcactttggaacgcggaacgatcttaattacgaaggtatgatatgtgttgtgggggtatCGACCAAGCTcactaggaattcaaatcgcaagatattctctaattgtaagtaagttgtttcctcatttcactaaagtgtcaattcaaatcgaaagatattgatacctaagtatccaatccttcctttacccagtgttcttttcttctgttttttctcttagccattagtgggggattgttggaagtaaTGCCTTGAAGAGAAAAGGCAAGGAAATTGGTATGTTGTCCCACATCGATGGGAAACAACCTCTTTCTTCTAtttttatatactccctcctttGTATGGTTAAGAGAATGGACCAAggtgggttttgttgtgtttgttgggcctgtgggtttgggtccaacacacacacgcgcgcgctGCCCGGCCGGCccgctcgagctcgggctcgggttcgggtttgggtagagcacctgcggtgcgggccaaaggccccctTTTGTCCTTTCCTTTTTTGTTCGATTCGATTGGCTTGTGCGGTTTTACTCGATCTTTGTGATTTGTTAGTGGGTGCGATTTTCTCTCCCACTTTCGGTCCCTTATCGCTCCGTTTTAGGGAGTTGTTTAGGCTCCTTAACTTGCTCttatttttgctataaataagagCCGAATCGTCTCTGGAAAAACACACAAACAATCGTAAACATTAcctctctctcttcctctcttacaATTTTACGGGTAAAGTATTAATGTCGTTCCAGGTCTTACATTCTTGAGTGGGCGAGTTTGTAAGACGGTagtagtgtaatccttggggactaccggtcgatcttgatcgccaccacggtcgtcttCTGGGAGAAATAGTTTTCAAAGCAGTGGTCCGTCCACGACACTACCTTCTGTTCGGTATTTCTGATCTTTATTGTTACTGTTTCGCTTTTTACAACAACAGGTGACTGTGAGATGAATTGAATTCGTCGCCGCAATAAGGTGGAATTGGGATCTGTTGGTGGTGCGAATGGTGGCTGGTAATACGTATTGGAGGGGAGAATAGGGATCAGCGGTAGTGAATGGTGATGAATGGAGGTTGAAGAAGGAAATGGGTTGTTGGAGAGGTGTTGGCAGGGTTGTGTTTGGTAGCCGCCGAAAGGGTAGTGGGCGGCAGTTGGTGGTTGAGGAAATGTTgaagaaagagagaaaaggagaTGTTGAAGGAGGGAAAAGGCTACCTAGTGTAACCGGTTGGAATTTTATGTGAGTTTGTTATGGGAAGTACGAGGGAATAACATGGATTTAATTGGAATAACTGAAAGGATGAGTGTTATTTGCAGGGCAtccataggatggattattcctacaaaataacccaaaaaaaaaGGTCAACATATGACTCAaatgggaaaaaaaaaaaaaaaactaggttAGACTTTTGACAGGATTCCTGTTCTTAGTCCATAGCAGGACTTTTTCGGCAAAACACCATATATGCTGCAGTGATGCATAAGCAAGAGTTGCAACGCCTGCAAATAGTCGGTAAAAGGAGGCAACAAGACAGAATTTGATGTAAACTGTTTTTGAATGAAGAGTTCCAAGTTATAATCATCCATAACTAGTCCGCTAGATTAATGGACATCTTTTGTCTACTTTAATGTCTTAAACAAGTAGAAATCACTGATAATAATTACGAGAAAAGAGACCTCGCATGAGTCGCATCAGACGTGCGAGTGCAACAAGATAATTGAGGATCCATCATGGGAAAGTTTCATTATCTCAAGTTCTCAACTGCTAATACAGTTGCACAAATAAGTGCAGTATGGAAATGTTCCATTCATACAGAATTACAGAGACGCAGCTTATTCATAGAAAACAAATTACAGCTTATTCATCAAAGACTAGCAGACTAACTAGGAAGTTACAGTACAACATAATCGACAACAACAAGGTTATCAACAAAATTCCGCACCTCGCCTTTCTCCTTACTCAACTCCTCATTCTCCCCCACAGCATCCCAGAGATCAAGCTCCTTAACGCCATTGAATACCCCTAATGATGCGAGTGAAAACCCTTTTGCCCTTTCCGGCGAAAAATTCTCACCAAAACTTAACTGCTCAATTCCTTCAACTTTGTCCTTTAACCCACCGAACACCTTAATCACCTTACCTTTTTCTTCGTCTCCTAACCCCTCCTTCAACTTGACTAATTTTAATCTCATTGCAGACCCGGGTTTTACATCCAATGGACCCTGTAGGTCCTCTGCCATCCAATCGATGGCCAGGAGGTCATCACAAATGGGAAGTACACTGCTTCGTACCACAGATAAATGGGTGTTAGAAGCTGAGTAGTTGGCAAGATCCTCCTTTGTTCGGTACCTGAGAGAGTGTGGAAAACCTGAAGATGAGTTGCCCAAGAATGATTTTTGCATTTTGTGTTGACGGATATCTATGACCTTATCAACTAAGGTATTACCATTTTCAAGTCGAGCAATTTACGGATCATTTTGGAGCACAAAAATATTGGGTCAATATATCTTTCGAGTTATATTCAATCCATATAAGCAATCTGTCACCAAATTTGCAATTTGATAGCAGCTCCTAAACACACAACCACCCCTAAAATTGTAGTCCCCCGGTCCTAATCTTTTGTGTAGTTTCGTTCTTGTTATATACTCCCTCAATCCCAATCATTTCTAagcctttgattaaaataccagTGGCAAAGAATAAACACAAATGATTAGACAAATGGAGTATTttttacacacaaaaaaaaaaaaacaattgcaATAAGTCAAAGGCATATCCCATTTAtccccaatcatttgtttacctttgattggACACAGGAGACGATTAAAATCAATTTATACAtacaaaaataaacaattgaccgagacggagggGAATGGagatatcatcatcatcatattaATCTAAGAAGCATGGTAATTAAGCACATTGTATAAGCAACATACTTGACTAATCTAAGAAGCAGTAACTAAAACAAATATGCTGACTACGTCTCCGTCAATTGTTTACTTTGACGACTACGGAGAGAGTAATAAAAATAATGAGATAAATAGATAAAGGGTAGTACAGTACAGTAGTACCTGCTGTGGAGCAAGTGAGTAAAGGTAAGTGAGGGAGAAGAATTCCGCAACAGTGGGCCGGCGGTAAGGTGGAGAACCATGTCCATAGATCGAAGCCCATTAAGCCCATCAACCATGGCAGCCAACTGAGTTGAATCCGCAGAGGGCTTGATGTTGAACAAAACCACATGCTCCACCGTCtgagacgacgacgacgacgacattCTGATTTGGAACTGTCGGCGCTGGTGGTTCACCTGGCGGAATACAGGGTGGCGGTGAGTGGCGCGGAATATTGCCGGTGGTGCGATAACTAATGGTCGTGCACTTGTACggatcatcatcatctttgtttgtttgattgtttgttTGGTTATGGCGTATAGGAAATGTGaattattttgttgttttttttttttggtacaaatgGGAGTCGTGAATTATGTGGGTGTAGTATTTAAATGAGTTTTTGGGAAGAGTTGGTGACTTGTTGTAGTCAAAATCTTTGATTGTGTATTTGTGTTGTGTGTAGTCTGTATTTAGTATTTACATGTTTGGAATTTGTATTTGTGCGCAAGTTTTTGAACTCGAGAATGATCACCTTAGAATTTTTGTGAAAGAATTGACTATGTGAAATAAAATGTCGACGAGTTTTAACAATTGGACACGGGACAATAAAATCGGATAGAGAGAATTGTACTCAATGATATAAAAAAAACATGAAATCTTTAAGGAGTCAGCGGGTCACGGTAATTACAAACTTAAGAATTTGTATATTCATTCCCCTTTGACATATACGAATTCATACTAGTTAGTTTCAACAAAAACCAACTGTTTTAGTTTATTTGCTGATAGTTGGAGTCACATGATcggttttatattctaacacgcTTCATTCACACGAATGTCCTTTTAGCTTAAAGTGTGGATACAACTGTGGGCCTCATCAATCATCATACCTGGTACTAATATTCTGCTTTAGAAATGAGGGTGGGGATATGAACCCGTGACCTTTTACATTAGCTATGATAACATGTCAAGAAACCATtttaaccaaaaccttaaggAGATGGTTGATGCTTAACTATTATGCTCTAACCTTTGGTCACACTTAGGCGTGTTCACCGTGCAAAATCGGACCGGATAACCACCTACCCCAAGACTGGGGACCACATCGGTTATGAGGGGACCCGACCAGACTGATACTACTTTACAAGgtaaattgagttttttttttcaacGTGTACCGGACTGGAGACCGCCACCATATTTTTTGGAACTCGGAGACCGGAGCGGTATTTATCTGGTTTGGACTGGACCGACCAATCTGGGTCAGTCCGATTTGCTGATCCGGGCGCTTTTTGTTCACCCCTAGTCACACTGACTCTAATACATAGTTAAAAGACTATCTCAACTAAAAGTTTAAGCATAGTTAGAGTTCCATGATCGGTTTTATATTCACAGAAACCCGTCTCGCAATTGAATATATTATTCTATCCGATTCATTTGTCCACTTATACAAATTTAAAGATCGTAATTTGTCAACGATAAATAACGATTGTCCGATTCGAAGAAAAAGGCCTACGAACTCATGAGCGTACCAGCAACACAAACTCCcccaaaacccaaaacccaaaaatccaatcAGCCCATCTCACACACACTCTCAAAAAAACCCTACCTACAAATCCCCCTTCAAAAGCTAGGGTTTAGTACATTTTCATTTTTGCCGCACCTTcaacacacaaacacacactacAACCAGAAACTTTCTGAATCAAATCCTCTTCGGATCTCCAAAACCATGGCGACCCAGATGAGCAAGAAGCGAAAATTCGTCGCTGACGGTGTCTTCTTCGCTGAACTCAACGAAGTTTTCACTCGTGAACTCGCTGAAGATGGTTACTCTGGTGTTGAAGTTAGGGTTACTCCCATGAGAACCGAGATCATCATCCGTGCTACCCGTACCCAGAACGTTCTCGGTACTTTTCTCCCCATTTTACCCCTGCCCTTTTCCATTTTGTGTTCATTTTGATGtgggttttgttgttgttgttgtgaattATTTCCCTTTTTACCCCTATCCTTTTGCTCTAGTTTCCATTTTGTCTTGATTTTGATACAGGGTTTTGATGCTGTTATTAATTATTCCCCCTTCTATTCCTATCCTTTTGCCCAAGTTTCCATTTTGTGTTGATTAGATTGTGGGGTTTTGTGATTGTGAATTATTCCCCATTTTACCCCTACCTTTTTTATCTTATTTTCATTTTGTGTCGATTTTGATCTCGGTTTTTGTTGTTAATTGTGATAGTGATTTATTTCCCATTTTACTCCTATCCTGTTGCTGTAGTTTCGATCTGGTGTTGATTtgatgtgggtttttgttgttgtaAATTATTGAATTATTCCTCCGTTTGTCCTCACTCTTTTGCTCTAATTTCCATTTGGTGTTGATTTTGATTtgcgtttttttgttgttgttgatgtgaAAAGGTGAGAAGGGAAGGAGGATTAGGGAATTGACATCCATAGTCCAGAAGAGGTTCAGGTTTCCAGAGAATTCAGTTGAGCTGTATGCTGAGAAGGTCAACAACAGGGGACTTTGCGCTATCGCTCAGTGTGAATCTCTTCGTTACAAGCTTCTCGGGGGCCTTGCTGTTAGAAGGTTTATTACTTTTCATTTATTTGGTCTTGATTTGTTCTCGTTTCGATGTATTTTAATTGTTGTGAAGGACTTTCTGTGTTTCATCACTTGATTATCTTTGATCGagtgcttttgttttattttatatctTCCAACAGAGATTTTTTATATAATCACTGTATACAGCGTGTACTCAAGTAGTCAAGTTCATTCTGAGGGCTTTTATTCTACCTTATACTTCATTGTTTCCCTATTTTTTTTATTCTAGTTTTGTAGCTAAATTGTGCTATTCTTAGTTATCTAATTGTTTGTTGTCTTTATATGTTTACTCTTACTCCCAAGTTCACTTCTTTTTGAAAAAATTAGTACCATTATCCTTATAAGATTAAGGTTGTTGGTGTCTTTTGGTCTTTTGCATAGCATAGTTTTATAATCTTTTGAAGAGGTACATCTTAAGATATACAGTGTTGTTGTATTTGTAGGTTGTTGGTTAATATGCATCATCCAGTTAATTTTTTTATTCAACAGTTCTATATGTCCATATTGTACATTATTAAAAAAATTGAGTGTGTTCTGCAAGTTTTTTTTAAAAGAATTGTCATCTTTAAAGCAATTTGGTAATCCTGTACCTTTTCTTGTGTCGGAGATGACTATATTCAAGTTCCTCTATGGTACCATCTTCATGAGATGTTTATGTTTTCGTGTGGGTACTGTAACAGGTACATTGTCTGTTCAAATTGTCAATTGTTTTTGCTTTGTGTTTTTCTACATTAGTACTTGTTTGTGTTTCCGCCTCCCTCCTGCATCAGTTTCTATCTTTATGTCATCTACAAAGCAAATTGGTTCTTTGTTATCTTCTTTGTGTCGGAAGATGACCACAACAAAGTATGCTAGACTGGTTCTATACTGATGTCACAAAAAATGTGCTTTTGTAAATCAGGACAttaacattatactccctccattcaacttttgTCTTCCCATTTCTCCAATATATGTGAAGTATTTTATTGAAGTGGAAAGATAAAAGTTGAATGGAGCGGAGTAGTTTTTGTTGCTTATTTAGAACCTTCGTTTAGGTGTGCAGTTTCTTTTTTCATTATGTTTGTCTTCTCTCTACGTTTACATTTTATTTCAGTGGGTTCGTTATAACTTCTTTTGTCTGATCATGTTCCTTTCAGGGCATGCTACGGTGTTCTGAGGTTTGTCATGGAGAGTGGAGCTAAGGGCTGTGAGGTTTGTTTCCTTCATTTTAGCCTATTACATTGTCATCAATTAACCCTCTGGTACAACTTTCTCAATCTAAAGTACTCTGGTTCATTGTAATCTT
It includes:
- the LOC141592531 gene encoding stress-response A/B barrel domain-containing protein UP3-like, whose protein sequence is MMMIRTSARPLVIAPPAIFRATHRHPVFRQVNHQRRQFQIRMSSSSSSQTVEHVVLFNIKPSADSTQLAAMVDGLNGLRSMDMVLHLTAGPLLRNSSPSLTFTHLLHSRYRTKEDLANYSASNTHLSVVRSSVLPICDDLLAIDWMAEDLQGPLDVKPGSAMRLKLVKLKEGLGDEEKGKVIKVFGGLKDKVEGIEQLSFGENFSPERAKGFSLASLGVFNGVKELDLWDAVGENEELSKEKGEVRNFVDNLVVVDYVVL
- the LOC141592532 gene encoding small ribosomal subunit protein uS3x-like; the encoded protein is MATQMSKKRKFVADGVFFAELNEVFTRELAEDGYSGVEVRVTPMRTEIIIRATRTQNVLGEKGRRIRELTSIVQKRFRFPENSVELYAEKVNNRGLCAIAQCESLRYKLLGGLAVRRACYGVLRFVMESGAKGCEVIISGKLRAQRAKSMKFKDGYMISSGQPVKEYIDSATRHVLLRQGVLGIKVKIMLDWDPKGKTGPQTPLPDLVTIHPPKEDEVFNRDPVPAAIMPEAEVVEPIVA